The genome window GCCATTATGGGGGGCAGGGTCTTGATTAATTCCTAGGTACTTGTGGAAGTTTGGGTCTTGGATTTTGTCTGAGCTCCTGCAAATTCCAACATCTTGGGTAAGGCCATAACTCCTTTCGACTTCAGTGGCTTGGGTAAGGCCTGGATTCTTACGGAGGTCAGAATCTTGAGTGAGGCCTAGGCTCCTGTAGACTCCAGAATCTTGAGTAAGGTCTAGATTCTTATAGTCTCCTGAGTCTTGGGTGAGGCTGGAACCCTTATGGAGGCCAGAGGTTTGGACAAGGCCTGGGCTCTTATTGACTCCAGAGTTATGAATAGGGTATGGGCTCTTCTGTGGGTCAGAATCTTGGGTAAGGCCTAGACACCTAGAGACTCCCAGATCTTGGACTTTACCTGCACTCTTGTAACCTCCAACATCTTGAAAAGGGCCCAGGCTGTTATGGAGGCCAGTTATTTGGGCAAGTTCTTGACTTTTGTTGGGTATAGTCTCTTGGTTTTGTTCTACATTCCTATAGACTCCAGAATCTTCCATAAAGCCTGAGCGTCTCTGAATGTCAGAAATGTGGGGCAGTGGTTTGTtcttctggaggccagagggttGGGTGAGACATGAGCTCCTAAAGATACCTGCATCTTGAGTAGGACCTAGGCTCTTTTGGGGGCCAGAATCTTGGGTAATGACTGGATTCTTATGAAAATCAGAGTcttgggaagggcttgggttttttaagaaataaaggtCTTGAGCAAGGCTGGGATTCTTGTAGAGACATGGATTTTGGGTAAAGCCTGGGTTCCTGAGAACTTTAGAGTCTTTTGAAGAGCCTGGGGTCCTTTGGAGGCCAGAGTCTTGGTTGAGGCCTAGATTCTCGTGAAGTTCAGGGGATTGGGTTTGGATTGGGGGTTGGGAAATGGTGGAGAACTGGGAAAGGATGGGCAACTGGGAAGAAGGGACAGACTGAAAAGACATAGAGGTTGGAGGGAAAGTGGGGGACTTGTGGTGGTTGGTGGGTTGCTGAAGGACAAAGGACCTGGGAGAAACAAGAGGCAGCGAAAGAGTGCATGGTGGAGGAACAGTACACAGTGAGCTCCGGGTACTGGTTGGAGAATGAAAGCAAGGTTGAGAAGGTATAGCATCTTTGGAGTAGACCAAGAACTTGGGGTAGgctggagtctgggagtctgtgTTTCTTCTCTCAGGACTGCAGGGATGGAAGCTACAGAAAGTCTTGGGCTGTAAAAACTTGTCTTTGGCATCACTGCAGATCTTCCATTGAATATTCCCCAACTCCAGGTAATCCAGTATGGATCCTGTGGAGGGCCTGGCACTATTCCCACTATGTTGCTTCAATATTTGCTCAGCTGTACCAGAGTTTACCAGGCCCTGCCCCTcttggggcctggggagggtgcCATCCTTTCTGGAATATACAGAGTTCAGTGGGAGATGCACATGGAACAACTTCTGCTTTCTCCCATGGACATCATAGACCACGTGGCCAGTGGAGAGCCCTTGGCTGAAGGCAGTCAGGGTAGAGGGAATAGAAGTTAGGATGGAGGGATGGGTGATGGCAGAGACAGGAACAGGGACTGGAGTGGTATTTAGGGCTGTGACCAGTGCTCGGTCAGGGGTTGGGGCAGAAATTGAGACTGGGGCTGAGGCAGACATTGGGGGAGGGGCTGTggcagaggtgggggcaggggccagTTTGTGGGCACAGGTATAAGTGACACAAGCATGTGCTACAGTGCAGGCTGGAGCATGGGCTGTTATGTGTTCAGGGGGGTGGCCCAGGGGGTTGGCAGAGGCATGTGAGGGGGCCTGGGTGAGGGTGTGGGCTGGGGTGTGCTCAGGGCCATGGACCTGGGTGGGGCAGTGCGCAGGAGTGAGGGCTGGCGAGTAGGTCTTGGCCTGGGTAGAGATGTGCTCAGGAGTGGGGGCTTGGAAGTGGATCTGGCCCTGTGGGTGGGTGCGCTCAAGGCAGTGGATAGGGGAGCAGGTCTGGGCCTGAGGTGGGGTATGCTCAGGGGAATGGACTAGGGAGCGGGTCTGCACCTGGTGGGGGCTGTGCTCAGGGGGATGCACTGGGGAGGGGGTCTGCACCTTGTGGGGGCTGTGCTCAGGGGGACGAactggggagggaggctgggcctgggctggggcctgggctggaTCATAGTCTGCGGTCTTAGTCTTGCTCTCTTGGGGCAAGCAGAGTGGAACCTTGTCCAGCTTGCTCATCCTGGGGAGCTCAGAAGATGTCTTTTGCCTGGAGAGAAAGGTGGCTTGGGCCTCGAAGGGTGTGGCCTGAggagcacccccagctcccaccATCCCCTCCTTCCGTAGTCCCCATGGAGCCTCCACAGGAGCCCTGGTGTGTCTACACTGAGGCAGCATACAGCAGCACCTTGAAGCCTTCTCGTCATTCATGTCTGGTATCCTGGAGTCAAGGTGGTTACGCTGCTCGAGCAGGAAGCTTGGGCGATGATGGAAGCAGGAAGAGACTCTTGAGCACAGGTTCTTGGGATCCGCAGAGCAGCACATACACATGGAATGGCTGCCTAAACGGCTGGGCTGCTTGCCTGCAGGGAAAGGTGGGATGGGACAAGACCTGGGCTCCTGAGGGGCTAAAAATGGGGACAGGGATCAGAGAAGGGAGACAGGCCCACATCCCCTTGAGCCCACGCTGAAGCCCACTCacctttggggaaaaaatgatggaaaagaaTCCTCAGGGAGCTCTTCAGATGCCTCCAGAGCTGAGGGAAGTAGGGGAGGGGAGAGTCCGGAAACAGGGTGAACCCTGAAGCCCAACACTTGTCTGGCCACATCCCAACAGCCCTCCCTTCTCAGCCCCTTGGAGACCCCAGGACTCCTAC of Manis javanica isolate MJ-LG chromosome 4, MJ_LKY, whole genome shotgun sequence contains these proteins:
- the SPEM3 gene encoding uncharacterized protein SPEM3 isoform X1, coding for MDGRAHHGAQVCSGTNPRKCQELGDSILLILGSFILLNVGINVVTLLWRHLKSSLRILFHHFFPKGKQPSRLGSHSMCMCCSADPKNLCSRVSSCFHHRPSFLLEQRNHLDSRIPDMNDEKASRCCCMLPQCRHTRAPVEAPWGLRKEGMVGAGGAPQATPFEAQATFLSRQKTSSELPRMSKLDKVPLCLPQESKTKTADYDPAQAPAQAQPPSPVRPPEHSPHKVQTPSPVHPPEHSPHQVQTRSLVHSPEHTPPQAQTCSPIHCLERTHPQGQIHFQAPTPEHISTQAKTYSPALTPAHCPTQVHGPEHTPAHTLTQAPSHASANPLGHPPEHITAHAPACTVAHACVTYTCAHKLAPAPTSATAPPPMSASAPVSISAPTPDRALVTALNTTPVPVPVSAITHPSILTSIPSTLTAFSQGLSTGHVVYDVHGRKQKLFHVHLPLNSVYSRKDGTLPRPQEGQGLVNSGTAEQILKQHSGNSARPSTGSILDYLELGNIQWKICSDAKDKFLQPKTFCSFHPCSPERRNTDSQTPAYPKFLVYSKDAIPSQPCFHSPTSTRSSLCTVPPPCTLSLPLVSPRSFVLQQPTNHHKSPTFPPTSMSFQSVPSSQLPILSQFSTISQPPIQTQSPELHENLGLNQDSGLQRTPGSSKDSKVLRNPGFTQNPCLYKNPSLAQDLYFLKNPSPSQDSDFHKNPVITQDSGPQKSLGPTQDAGIFRSSCLTQPSGLQKNKPLPHISDIQRRSGFMEDSGVYRNVEQNQETIPNKSQELAQITGLHNSLGPFQDVGGYKSAGKVQDLGVSRCLGLTQDSDPQKSPYPIHNSGVNKSPGLVQTSGLHKGSSLTQDSGDYKNLDLTQDSGVYRSLGLTQDSDLRKNPGLTQATEVERSYGLTQDVGICRSSDKIQDPNFHKYLGINQDPAPHNGPALTQGSCLSKSRGLTKESCLHKASCFIPNPDLHKNPSLATGTDSVQILDPHQTQKSTQSLIKSFVPEDSPQKKDAEQHVPSTSVSLSQNCSSKSQVICNVLQTSSEVPVLIELQPSSRRAGSQDWVYHPGDSVSPACQNYCQMPMPPKINWKPYCLVPGSHLGHVVFDAHKRQFGVGKDKCEALSPRRLCQEACSN
- the SPEM3 gene encoding uncharacterized protein SPEM3 isoform X2; the encoded protein is MDGRAHHGAQVCSGTNPRKCQELGDSILLILGSFILLNVGINVVTLLWRHLKSSLRILFHHFFPKGKQPSRLGSHSMCMCCSADPKNLCSRVSSCFHHRPSFLLEQRNHLDSRIPDMNDEKASSQGLSTGHVVYDVHGRKQKLFHVHLPLNSVYSRKDGTLPRPQEGQGLVNSGTAEQILKQHSGNSARPSTGSILDYLELGNIQWKICSDAKDKFLQPKTFCSFHPCSPERRNTDSQTPAYPKFLVYSKDAIPSQPCFHSPTSTRSSLCTVPPPCTLSLPLVSPRSFVLQQPTNHHKSPTFPPTSMSFQSVPSSQLPILSQFSTISQPPIQTQSPELHENLGLNQDSGLQRTPGSSKDSKVLRNPGFTQNPCLYKNPSLAQDLYFLKNPSPSQDSDFHKNPVITQDSGPQKSLGPTQDAGIFRSSCLTQPSGLQKNKPLPHISDIQRRSGFMEDSGVYRNVEQNQETIPNKSQELAQITGLHNSLGPFQDVGGYKSAGKVQDLGVSRCLGLTQDSDPQKSPYPIHNSGVNKSPGLVQTSGLHKGSSLTQDSGDYKNLDLTQDSGVYRSLGLTQDSDLRKNPGLTQATEVERSYGLTQDVGICRSSDKIQDPNFHKYLGINQDPAPHNGPALTQGSCLSKSRGLTKESCLHKASCFIPNPDLHKNPSLATGTDSVQILDPHQTQKSTQSLIKSFVPEDSPQKKDAEQHVPSTSVSLSQNCSSKSQVICNVLQTSSEVPVLIELQPSSRRAGSQDWVYHPGDSVSPACQNYCQMPMPPKINWKPYCLVPGSHLGHVVFDAHKRQFGVGKDKCEALSPRRLCQEACSN
- the SPEM3 gene encoding uncharacterized protein SPEM3 isoform X3 encodes the protein MDGRAHHGAQVCSGTNPRKCQELGDSILLILGSFILLNVGINVVTLLWRHLKSSLRILFHHFFPKGKQPSRLGSHSMCMCCSADPKNLCSRVSSCFHHRPSFLLEQRNHLDSRIPDMNDEKASRCCCMLPQCRHTRAPVEAPWGLRKEGMVGAGGAPQATPFEAQATFLSRQKTSSELPRMSKLDKVPLCLPQESKTKTADYDPAQAPAQAQPPSPVRPPEHSPHKPRALHWPRGL